In one Haloplanus salinus genomic region, the following are encoded:
- a CDS encoding DEAD/DEAH box helicase, with protein sequence MADGTPVAGMDAFTHLGDRVRAALSERGFSTPTEPQRRAIPPLAAGENALVLAPTGTGKTETAMLPVFDSIHRAEDRFGISALYITPLRALNRDMRERLDWWGEYLDVEVDVRHGDTTQYQRSKQADDPPDVLVTTPETLQAMLTGEKLRTALSDVEHVVVDEVHELASAKRGAQLTVGLERLRNLAGPFQRVGLSATVGSPEEVGKFLTGDRGCALVEVDAGTNVDFRVRNPEPTDEDERLAGELATDVDIASHVRAIRDIVAENESTLVFVNTRQTAEALGSRFKRLDAPIGVHHGSLSKEARIDVEEAFKRGEIDGLVCTSSMELGIDVGRVDHVVQYGSPREVARLLQRVGRAGHRRDAVSEGTILVDHPDDTLEALAIARRAVAGEVEPAAIHHGSLDVVANQTVGLVMDHGEIDARDAYETLTRAYPFRDLSEARFREVVRELSGNRLLWLEAEADRLEKSGGTWRYFYANLSMIPDEETYEVYDLSSRETVGTLDEKFVLNFATPGETFIQRGEMWRITEVDEEETRVEVTPIEDPAGEVPSWTGSEIPVPAAVAGEVGEMRGVAAGQFEGSADRPAVAREFLPRYPGDERTVSEALDPVERQVEAGAPLPTDDRIVVEGQGRTVVVDAAFGHEVNETLGRLCSALVGQKTGSSVGMEVDPYRIELEVPGRTGPSDVVDVLETTDPEHVEGLLELALKNSGTLKFTLAQVAAKFGALKRYQGQGRFGADRLLAALEDTPVYDEAIREVFHTDLAVDAAADVLERVQSGGVDLVTARELTPIGTGGRSSGRELLVPENADASVVETLKERIHEDRVILACLHCTEWTRKTKVKRVPDQPRCPECESTRVAALNPWDEAAVKAVRAEEKDEEQERLTERAYRSANLVQSHGKQAVVAMAARGVGPHNAARIIAKLRENEADFYRDILEQERQYARTQSFWD encoded by the coding sequence ATGGCAGACGGGACGCCGGTCGCCGGGATGGACGCCTTCACACACCTCGGCGACCGGGTGCGTGCAGCGCTCTCCGAACGTGGCTTCTCGACGCCGACGGAGCCACAACGCCGCGCGATCCCGCCACTCGCCGCCGGAGAGAACGCCCTCGTCCTCGCGCCGACGGGGACGGGAAAGACGGAGACGGCGATGCTCCCCGTCTTCGACTCGATCCACCGCGCCGAGGATCGGTTCGGTATCTCCGCGCTCTACATCACGCCCCTACGGGCGCTCAACCGCGACATGCGCGAACGCCTCGACTGGTGGGGCGAGTATCTCGACGTCGAGGTGGACGTGCGCCACGGCGACACGACGCAGTACCAGCGGAGCAAGCAGGCCGACGACCCGCCGGACGTGTTGGTGACGACGCCGGAGACGCTGCAGGCGATGTTGACGGGCGAGAAGCTTCGGACGGCGCTGTCGGACGTCGAACACGTCGTCGTCGACGAGGTGCACGAACTCGCCTCCGCGAAACGTGGCGCGCAGTTGACCGTGGGTCTCGAACGGCTCCGAAACCTGGCCGGCCCGTTCCAGCGCGTCGGCCTCTCGGCGACGGTCGGCTCGCCCGAGGAGGTTGGCAAGTTCCTCACCGGCGACCGCGGCTGTGCGCTCGTGGAAGTGGACGCCGGCACGAACGTCGACTTCCGGGTCCGGAACCCGGAACCGACCGACGAGGACGAGCGACTGGCGGGCGAACTCGCAACTGACGTGGACATCGCCAGCCACGTCCGCGCGATCCGCGACATCGTCGCCGAGAACGAGTCGACGCTGGTGTTCGTCAACACGCGGCAGACGGCCGAAGCGCTGGGATCGCGGTTCAAACGCCTCGACGCACCTATCGGCGTCCACCACGGCTCGCTCTCGAAGGAGGCTCGCATCGACGTGGAGGAAGCGTTCAAACGCGGCGAGATAGACGGGCTGGTCTGCACCTCCTCGATGGAACTCGGCATCGACGTGGGGCGGGTGGATCACGTCGTCCAGTACGGGAGTCCCCGGGAGGTGGCCCGGCTACTCCAGCGGGTCGGTCGTGCGGGCCACCGCCGCGACGCCGTCTCGGAAGGGACCATCCTCGTCGATCACCCGGACGACACGCTGGAAGCGCTGGCCATCGCCCGCCGGGCCGTCGCGGGCGAGGTGGAACCCGCGGCGATCCACCACGGCAGCCTCGACGTGGTCGCCAACCAGACCGTCGGTCTCGTGATGGATCACGGCGAAATCGACGCCCGCGACGCTTACGAGACGCTGACGCGGGCGTACCCCTTCCGTGACCTCTCGGAAGCACGGTTCCGCGAGGTGGTGCGCGAACTGTCGGGCAACCGCCTCCTGTGGCTGGAGGCGGAGGCCGACCGCCTCGAGAAGTCGGGGGGGACGTGGCGGTACTTCTACGCCAACCTCTCGATGATCCCCGACGAGGAGACCTACGAGGTGTACGACCTCTCCTCCCGAGAGACGGTCGGGACGCTGGACGAGAAGTTCGTGCTCAACTTCGCGACGCCCGGCGAGACGTTCATCCAGCGCGGCGAGATGTGGCGGATCACCGAAGTCGACGAGGAGGAGACGCGTGTGGAGGTGACGCCCATCGAGGACCCCGCGGGCGAGGTGCCGTCGTGGACGGGGTCGGAGATACCCGTCCCGGCTGCCGTCGCGGGCGAAGTCGGCGAGATGCGCGGCGTCGCCGCCGGCCAGTTCGAGGGTAGCGCCGACCGTCCGGCCGTCGCCCGCGAGTTCCTCCCACGGTATCCAGGCGACGAGCGTACCGTGAGTGAGGCACTCGATCCGGTCGAACGGCAGGTCGAGGCGGGCGCACCCCTCCCGACGGACGACCGAATCGTCGTCGAGGGGCAGGGCCGGACCGTCGTCGTCGACGCCGCCTTCGGCCACGAGGTAAACGAGACGCTCGGGCGCCTCTGCTCCGCGCTCGTCGGGCAGAAGACCGGCTCCTCGGTCGGGATGGAGGTCGATCCCTACCGGATCGAACTGGAGGTGCCCGGCCGCACCGGCCCGAGCGACGTGGTGGACGTGTTGGAGACGACCGATCCCGAGCACGTCGAGGGTCTCCTCGAACTCGCGCTGAAGAACTCGGGTACGCTGAAGTTCACGCTCGCGCAGGTGGCCGCGAAGTTCGGCGCGCTCAAGCGCTACCAGGGGCAGGGTCGGTTCGGCGCCGACCGCCTACTGGCCGCGCTGGAGGACACCCCCGTCTACGACGAGGCGATTCGGGAGGTGTTCCACACGGACCTCGCCGTCGACGCGGCGGCCGACGTGCTCGAACGCGTCCAGTCGGGTGGCGTCGACCTCGTCACCGCGCGGGAACTGACGCCCATCGGCACCGGCGGACGGTCGAGCGGGCGGGAACTCCTCGTCCCGGAGAACGCGGACGCGAGCGTCGTCGAGACGCTGAAAGAGCGGATTCACGAGGACCGAGTGATCCTCGCTTGCCTCCACTGCACGGAGTGGACGCGGAAGACGAAGGTGAAACGCGTCCCCGACCAGCCGCGGTGTCCGGAGTGCGAGTCCACGCGGGTCGCCGCGCTGAACCCGTGGGACGAGGCGGCTGTGAAGGCAGTGCGAGCCGAGGAGAAGGACGAGGAACAGGAACGGCTGACCGAACGCGCCTACCGGTCGGCCAACCTCGTCCAGAGTCACGGCAAGCAGGCCGTCGTCGCCATGGCCGCCCGGGGCGTCGGCCCGCACAACGCCGCCCGGATCATCGCCAAACTCCGCGAGAACGAGGCCGACTTCTATCGCGACATCCTCGAACAGGAGCGCCAGTACGCGCGAACGCAGTCGTTCTGGGACTAG
- a CDS encoding YqjF family protein: protein MTDGPKPLATLPSPMRTLLSMRWTDVLFAHWPVAPELVAATLPDGLDVDTHDGDAYLGVVGFRMESIRPRGAPVGLSFPELNLRTYVRGSTGGGVYFYNLDADDRIGVSLARGLFRLPYYRAAMQVGDRDDGALRFRSRRTHRGASPARFDATYHPTGGAEPVGPGSLDAFLTERYRFYTESDDGRLYRGAIEHPPWELSDATLTVRENTLFEANGFEHPEGDPHVRYSPGLDVTAGRIRRV, encoded by the coding sequence ATGACCGACGGACCGAAGCCGCTCGCGACCCTACCGTCGCCCATGCGTACGCTCCTGTCGATGCGCTGGACCGACGTCCTCTTCGCCCACTGGCCGGTCGCCCCCGAACTCGTCGCGGCGACGCTCCCCGACGGCCTCGACGTCGACACGCACGACGGCGACGCCTACCTCGGCGTCGTGGGCTTTCGGATGGAGTCGATCCGCCCTCGTGGCGCCCCGGTCGGTCTCTCCTTTCCCGAACTGAACCTGCGGACGTACGTCCGTGGATCGACGGGCGGTGGCGTCTACTTCTACAACCTCGACGCCGACGACCGGATCGGGGTGTCGCTGGCCCGTGGCCTGTTTCGGCTGCCATACTACCGGGCGGCGATGCAGGTCGGGGACCGGGACGACGGCGCGCTCCGCTTCCGGAGTCGGCGCACCCACCGCGGGGCGTCGCCGGCGCGGTTCGACGCGACGTATCACCCGACTGGCGGGGCCGAACCGGTCGGTCCGGGGTCGCTCGACGCCTTCCTCACCGAGCGCTACCGGTTTTACACCGAGAGCGACGACGGCCGACTCTACCGGGGTGCGATCGAGCACCCGCCGTGGGAACTGAGCGACGCGACGCTCACCGTCCGGGAGAACACGCTGTTCGAAGCGAACGGGTTCGAGCATCCGGAGGGCGACCCACACGTGCGGTACAGCCCGGGTCTCGACGTGACCGCGGGGCGGATTCGACGCGTCTAG
- a CDS encoding NUDIX domain-containing protein — MTGPIPEGTWHDIVEHVPIVSVDLIVRHAGGVVLGKRTNRPGRGEWFVPGGRVRKDERLDAAVHRVAEAELGVDVRIEERLGVYEHLWDESEFDDVATKHYLANGVVVRSQGERFAADGQHSDLRVFEPPFPDLHPYVEAYLRDAGLGE; from the coding sequence ATGACCGGACCCATCCCCGAGGGGACGTGGCACGACATCGTCGAACACGTCCCCATCGTCTCGGTCGACCTGATCGTCCGACACGCAGGTGGGGTCGTCCTCGGCAAGCGGACGAACCGGCCGGGACGGGGCGAGTGGTTCGTCCCCGGTGGCCGGGTCCGAAAGGACGAACGCCTCGACGCCGCGGTCCACCGGGTCGCCGAGGCGGAACTCGGCGTCGACGTGCGGATCGAGGAGCGCCTAGGCGTCTACGAACACCTCTGGGACGAGAGCGAATTCGACGACGTGGCGACGAAACACTACCTCGCGAACGGCGTCGTCGTCCGGTCACAGGGTGAGCGATTCGCCGCCGACGGCCAGCACAGCGACCTCCGCGTCTTCGAACCGCCGTTTCCCGACCTCCACCCGTACGTCGAAGCGTACCTGCGTGACGCCGGCCTCGGGGAGTGA
- a CDS encoding AAA family ATPase → MNDGAVELTVRSAEKRDAGRGIARLPEAARKRLGVLSGDAVTIAGERETVVKLWPARAGVSGDAILIDAGTRSDAGVAVGDTVRVHRVSVADADSITLSTPSGVGADRESVRRELRRAIDGRPLRDGDQVRVDSVATDPFVVVGTRPDGAVRSADGTDLRLVGGGGSRPSTAADTDDEPTPSTPAPSGDARPATGVTYEDIGGLDDELDLVREMIELPLAEPELFTRLGVDPPKGVLLYGPPGTGKTLIAKAVANEVDATFISVSGPEVVSKYKGDSEERLRSVFERAREEAPSIVFFDEIDSVAPKREDGGGMEDRIVGQLLSLMDGLEARGEVIVIGATNRVDDLDPALRRGGRFDREIEIGVPGVAGRREILDVHTRRVPMTDDVALDRLAARTHGFVGADLESLVTEAAMSALRRAKREGTPTAEIRVTRDDFETAMASVDPSAMREYVSEAPTEGFESVGGLAEAKATLERAVTWPLTYGPLFEAADADPPSGVLLYGPPGTGKTLLARAVAAESEVNFVRVQGPELLDRYVGESEKAVREVFDRARQTAPAIVFFDEIDAVATDRDRASNEVTERVVSQLLTEFDAVADNPNLIVLAATNRKDALDPALLRAGRLESHVEVPAPDEAARRAILDVHTREKPHNDAVDLDDVAARTAGYSGADLTAVCREAAMLAVRAVADAYPGPEANDHADEVSLTAAHFEAALETVEPSLAER, encoded by the coding sequence ATGAACGACGGCGCGGTCGAACTCACGGTCCGGAGCGCGGAGAAACGGGACGCGGGCCGTGGCATCGCACGGTTGCCGGAGGCCGCCCGGAAGCGCCTCGGCGTATTGAGCGGGGACGCCGTCACCATCGCGGGCGAGCGCGAGACGGTGGTGAAGCTCTGGCCGGCGCGGGCCGGCGTTTCCGGCGACGCTATCCTGATCGACGCGGGGACGCGGAGCGACGCCGGCGTGGCCGTCGGCGACACCGTCCGGGTACACCGGGTGAGCGTCGCCGACGCCGACTCCATCACGCTCTCGACGCCGTCGGGAGTCGGCGCGGACCGCGAGTCGGTTCGCCGCGAGCTTCGGCGGGCCATCGACGGGCGGCCGCTCCGCGACGGCGATCAGGTGCGGGTCGATAGCGTCGCCACCGATCCCTTCGTCGTCGTCGGAACCCGGCCCGACGGCGCCGTCCGATCGGCCGACGGAACCGACCTGCGACTGGTCGGTGGCGGCGGGAGTCGGCCGTCGACGGCCGCCGATACCGACGACGAGCCGACCCCGTCCACCCCCGCGCCGAGTGGCGACGCTCGCCCCGCGACGGGCGTTACTTACGAGGACATCGGGGGCCTCGACGACGAACTGGACCTCGTACGGGAGATGATCGAACTCCCGCTGGCGGAGCCGGAACTGTTCACGCGTCTCGGCGTCGACCCGCCGAAGGGCGTCCTGCTCTACGGACCGCCGGGGACGGGGAAGACGCTGATCGCCAAGGCCGTCGCCAACGAGGTGGACGCGACGTTCATCTCCGTCTCCGGCCCGGAGGTCGTCTCGAAGTACAAAGGCGACAGCGAGGAGCGCCTGCGCTCGGTGTTCGAGCGTGCCCGCGAGGAGGCGCCGAGTATCGTCTTCTTCGACGAAATCGACTCCGTCGCACCGAAACGCGAGGACGGCGGCGGGATGGAGGATCGCATCGTCGGGCAACTCCTCTCCCTGATGGACGGGTTGGAGGCGCGGGGCGAGGTGATCGTCATCGGCGCCACCAACCGCGTCGACGACCTCGACCCCGCGCTCCGCCGGGGCGGGCGCTTCGACCGCGAGATCGAGATCGGCGTCCCCGGCGTCGCCGGCCGGCGCGAGATCCTCGACGTCCACACGCGACGCGTCCCGATGACCGACGACGTGGCCCTCGACCGCCTCGCCGCCCGTACGCACGGCTTCGTCGGCGCCGACCTCGAGTCGCTGGTGACGGAGGCCGCGATGTCGGCGCTCCGCCGCGCCAAGCGCGAGGGGACGCCGACGGCCGAGATTCGGGTGACACGCGACGACTTCGAGACGGCGATGGCGAGCGTCGACCCCAGCGCCATGCGCGAGTACGTCTCGGAGGCGCCGACGGAGGGGTTCGAATCCGTCGGCGGCTTGGCGGAGGCGAAGGCCACCCTGGAGCGGGCGGTGACGTGGCCGCTCACCTACGGCCCGCTGTTCGAGGCCGCGGACGCCGATCCGCCCTCCGGCGTCCTACTCTACGGCCCGCCGGGGACGGGCAAGACCCTCCTCGCGCGCGCCGTCGCCGCCGAGAGCGAGGTGAACTTCGTCCGCGTGCAGGGGCCGGAGCTTCTGGATCGCTACGTCGGCGAGAGCGAGAAGGCGGTTCGGGAGGTGTTCGACCGCGCCCGCCAGACCGCACCGGCAATCGTCTTCTTCGACGAAATCGACGCCGTGGCGACCGACCGTGACCGCGCGAGCAACGAGGTGACCGAGCGCGTCGTCTCCCAACTGCTGACCGAGTTCGACGCAGTCGCCGACAACCCCAACCTGATCGTCCTCGCGGCGACGAACCGGAAGGACGCCCTCGATCCGGCGCTCCTCCGGGCCGGGCGGCTCGAATCACACGTCGAGGTACCGGCGCCCGACGAGGCCGCCCGGCGCGCGATCCTCGACGTCCACACGCGGGAGAAACCCCACAACGACGCCGTGGACCTCGACGACGTGGCGGCGCGGACGGCGGGGTACTCCGGCGCCGACCTCACGGCCGTCTGCCGGGAGGCCGCCATGCTCGCGGTGCGAGCGGTGGCCGACGCCTACCCCGGTCCCGAGGCGAACGACCACGCCGACGAGGTGTCGCTGACGGCCGCCCACTTCGAGGCGGCGCTGGAGACGGTCGAGCCGTCGCTTGCGGAGCGATGA
- a CDS encoding fumarylacetoacetate hydrolase family protein codes for MRSLARTAAGDPLLGDDDGFVPLGAAYPDASSVRDALPRATEGLPAAESTTADPIPREGITFGPPLADPGKLFGIGLNYADHAADLSEDPPDEPASFLKPTTAATGPGGPIRLPPREQSDRVTAEAELAVVIGRTCRNVAAEDADAVIAGYLPVIDMTAEDVLERNPRFLTRAKSYDTFLVLGPRLAVPGPGATLDDVAVRTVVNDEVRARNTVADMHVSPRELVAYHSEVMTLEPGDVISTGTPGAHPIEPGDHVRAEVGRLGSVAADVVR; via the coding sequence ATGCGCTCGCTCGCCCGCACCGCAGCCGGCGACCCACTCCTCGGCGACGACGACGGGTTCGTTCCTCTCGGCGCGGCGTACCCCGACGCGTCGAGCGTCCGAGACGCGCTCCCGCGAGCGACCGAGGGCCTCCCGGCCGCCGAGTCGACGACGGCCGACCCCATCCCACGTGAGGGGATCACTTTCGGCCCCCCGCTCGCCGACCCCGGCAAACTGTTCGGTATCGGCCTCAACTACGCCGACCACGCGGCGGACCTCTCGGAGGACCCCCCAGACGAGCCGGCGAGTTTCCTCAAGCCGACGACGGCGGCGACGGGACCGGGCGGGCCGATCCGCCTGCCGCCGCGCGAGCAGTCCGACCGCGTCACGGCGGAGGCCGAACTCGCCGTCGTGATCGGGCGGACCTGTCGGAACGTCGCCGCCGAGGACGCCGATGCGGTGATCGCCGGCTACCTTCCGGTGATCGATATGACCGCCGAGGACGTCCTCGAACGTAACCCTCGGTTCCTCACGCGCGCGAAAAGCTACGACACCTTCCTCGTTCTCGGACCACGGCTTGCGGTCCCGGGACCGGGCGCGACCCTCGACGACGTCGCGGTGCGGACGGTCGTGAACGACGAGGTGCGGGCGCGAAACACCGTGGCCGACATGCACGTCTCGCCGCGGGAACTCGTCGCCTACCACTCCGAGGTGATGACGCTGGAGCCGGGCGACGTGATATCGACGGGAACGCCCGGGGCTCACCCCATCGAGCCGGGGGATCACGTGCGGGCCGAGGTGGGTCGGCTCGGCTCGGTCGCCGCGGACGTGGTGCGGTAG
- the sufB gene encoding Fe-S cluster assembly protein SufB has protein sequence MSSDQDHLRETDTEARFEFKKKERSSFQAEKGLTEETIRVISEDKGEPEWMLNRRLRALEQFQEMPMPTDWPGQPDLSEVDVNEIIPYIRPDVETRESVDDWTDLPDDIKDTFDKLGIPEAEKNALSGVGAQYESEVVYQNMQERWEEKGVIFCNMDEAVQEHEEIVREHFMTKCVPPSDNKFAALHGAIWSGGSFVYVPEDTTVEMPVQAYFRMNSEGMGQFEHTLIVAEENSEVHYIEGCSAPKYSAFNLHSGGVEVFVGEDAHVQYSTVQNWSKNTYNLNTKRALVEEDGRMEWISGSMGSKATMLYPSTVLKGPGASDNHITIAFAGEGQDIDTGAKVYHNAPSTKSTIESKSISKDGGRTNYRGLVHIADGAADSSTSVECDALMFDNESTSDTMPYMEINESTVDVAHEATVGKIGDEDVFYLQSRGLDDDDAKQMIVSGFIEPITEELPIEYAVELNRLVELEMEGSLG, from the coding sequence ATGAGCTCGGATCAAGATCACCTGAGAGAGACCGACACGGAAGCCCGATTCGAATTCAAGAAGAAAGAGCGCTCTTCGTTCCAGGCGGAGAAGGGCCTCACCGAGGAGACGATCCGCGTCATCTCGGAGGACAAGGGCGAACCCGAGTGGATGCTGAACCGGCGGCTTCGGGCGCTCGAACAGTTCCAGGAGATGCCGATGCCGACCGACTGGCCCGGCCAGCCCGACCTCTCCGAAGTCGACGTCAACGAGATCATCCCGTATATCCGGCCGGACGTCGAGACCCGCGAGAGCGTCGACGACTGGACGGACCTGCCCGACGACATCAAGGACACGTTCGACAAGCTGGGGATCCCGGAGGCCGAGAAAAACGCCCTCTCGGGAGTCGGCGCCCAGTACGAGTCCGAAGTCGTCTACCAGAACATGCAGGAGCGCTGGGAGGAGAAAGGCGTCATCTTCTGTAACATGGACGAGGCCGTCCAGGAACACGAAGAGATCGTCCGCGAGCACTTCATGACGAAGTGTGTGCCGCCGAGTGACAACAAGTTCGCGGCGCTGCACGGCGCCATCTGGTCGGGGGGGTCGTTCGTCTACGTGCCCGAGGACACCACCGTCGAGATGCCCGTGCAGGCGTACTTCCGGATGAACTCCGAGGGGATGGGCCAGTTCGAGCACACGCTCATCGTCGCCGAGGAGAACTCGGAAGTCCACTACATCGAGGGCTGCAGCGCGCCGAAATACTCCGCGTTCAACCTCCACTCCGGCGGCGTCGAGGTGTTCGTCGGCGAGGACGCTCACGTCCAGTATTCGACCGTGCAGAACTGGTCGAAAAACACCTACAACCTGAACACGAAGCGCGCGCTCGTCGAGGAGGACGGGCGGATGGAGTGGATTTCGGGATCGATGGGGTCGAAGGCGACGATGCTGTACCCCTCGACGGTGCTGAAAGGCCCGGGCGCCTCGGACAACCACATCACGATCGCCTTCGCGGGCGAGGGACAGGACATCGACACGGGAGCGAAGGTGTACCACAACGCCCCGAGCACGAAATCGACCATCGAGTCCAAGTCCATCAGCAAGGACGGTGGGCGGACGAACTACCGCGGTCTGGTCCACATCGCGGACGGCGCGGCGGACTCCTCGACGTCGGTCGAGTGTGACGCGCTGATGTTCGACAACGAGTCGACCAGCGACACCATGCCGTACATGGAGATCAACGAGTCGACGGTGGACGTGGCCCACGAGGCGACGGTGGGGAAGATCGGCGACGAGGACGTGTTCTACCTCCAGTCGCGGGGACTGGACGACGACGACGCCAAGCAGATGATCGTCTCGGGCTTCATCGAGCCGATCACGGAGGAACTGCCGATCGAGTACGCGGTGGAACTCAACCGCCTCGTCGAACTCGAGATGGAAGGGAGTCTCGGATAA
- a CDS encoding DUF7563 family protein, with amino-acid sequence MPTRTHRGAHVSRRFVTVSGDGRGDVQARPDCTARDRIGEEMHARAESD; translated from the coding sequence ATGCCGACCCGTACGCACCGTGGCGCGCACGTGTCACGGCGGTTCGTGACCGTCTCCGGCGACGGTCGCGGGGACGTTCAGGCCCGTCCCGACTGCACGGCCAGGGATCGTATCGGCGAGGAAATGCACGCTCGTGCGGAGTCGGACTGA